In Astatotilapia calliptera chromosome 16, fAstCal1.2, whole genome shotgun sequence, one genomic interval encodes:
- the LOC113008085 gene encoding epithelial-stromal interaction protein 1-like yields the protein MDYDQRYKRNQVNPEENQNARHPRQMTDVSGQDQTLPNPNVHGNPQVPTGQPRYSDGYTIIPPNESKRNKMKTIAQKEEEALNRWKETQRVPSVCVNPERLGGDVTLAEVRQKQQINHQSMKLQKKVKKAEDDKRKRQEEEEKLQKMKAIQREKAERLLEKERQEDQRRREEFEQDRLRTQERFLQNFERKASSASTTAIRTSSRQNNIVGVEKLSSPQRGTMRTAGGVVSGRESTDVEGKQTKESRNLREVQLEHKRVNAVFLDKLEGQARGSEREPKFESTQEAESQAPLSHLKPDPEQSCSGWTEEADPRAEYDQALMKLIKSFPNCDRDFLEDIFTQCNRDYEEASTLLISTLS from the exons ATGGATTACGACCAAAGATACAAAAGGAACCAGGTAAACCCCGAGGAAAACCAAAACGCCAGACACCCGAGACAGATGACAGATGTGTCTGGACAGGATCAAACACTTCCAAATCCAAATGTTCACGGAAATCCACAAGTGCCAACTGGACAGCCACGGTA CTCAGATGGATACACCATTATCCCACCAAATGAATCTAAGCGAAACAAGATGAAAACAA ttgctcaaaaagaagaagaggctcTTAACAGAtggaaagaaacacagagagtcCCCTCTGTATGTGTGAATCCAGAGAGGCTTG GTGGTGATGTCACACTGGCTGAAGTCAggcaaaaacagcaaataaatcaTCAATCCATGAAACTGCAGAAGAAAGT TAAAAAGGCTGAGGATGACAAGAGGAAGagacaggaagaggaggaaaagttGCAGAAGATGAAAGCAATACAGAGGGAGAAG GCTGAGCGTCTACTGGAGAAGGAGCGGCAGGAAGatcagaggaggagggaggagttTGAGCAGGACCGCCTCAG AACACAGGAGAGGTTTCTTCAGAATTTCGAGAGGAAAGCTTCATCAGCGTCCACCACTGCCATACGCACGTCATCCAGG CAGAACAACATAGTGGGAGTTGAGAAATTATCCTCACCTCAAAGAGGCACCATGAGGACAGCAGGAGGTGTTGTCAGTGGGagag agagCACAGATGTGGAGGGTAAACAGACAAAGGAATCAAGAAATCTGAGAGAAGTGCAGCTGGAACACAAGAG GGTGAACGCGGTCTTTTTGGACAAGCTTGAAGGTCAAGCCAGAGGAAGCGAGAGAGAGCCAAAATTCGAAAGTACTCAGGAGGCAGAAAGTCAAGCCCCGTTGTCACACCTGAAACCAGATCCAGAACAGAGCTGCTCCGGCTGGACAGAAGAAGCTG ACCCACGGGCTGAGTATGACCAGGCCCTGATGAAGCTCATCAAGAGCTTTCCAAACTGTGACAGAGACTTCCTAGAGGACATCTTTACCCAGTGTAACAGGGATTATGAGGAGGCGTCCACACTACTTATCAGCACACTGAGTTGA
- the LOC113008084 gene encoding uncharacterized protein LOC113008084, which yields MAGVAETCTHVAALLFKVEATVRIRGTKTVTDEPAYWVLPGNTTKIQPEVGHNIDFTSSAVQKKTLDENINGPSVVKGRRSSPSKRKIPSATFEELSPVLDTLQKHNKAVCLSGLEKYYTSHTVKSSTLPLSLACLHNTGAQSLGLTELQLHCEKYVNAAKVTEEHAGAIEVRTRLQHKSPEWYVWRASMMHAVFATTVEKSAITVVNRVCYPVNSVYNVQTTWGLEHEQDARHAYTQKMSACHNVTCECCGKGYLEIKCPFKYSI from the coding sequence ATGGCCGGAGTTGCTGAGACCTGCACCCATGTTGCTGCACTTCTGTTTAAAGTGGAGGCAACAGTGAGGATCCGTGGCACAAAGACAGTCACAGATGAACCAGCCTACTGGGTTTTGCCGGGGAACAcaaccaagatacagccagaggttggccataacaTTGACTTTACATCTTCAGCAGTACAAAAAAAGACTCTTGATGAAAATATAAACGGACCGTCTGTGGTGAAAGGCAGAAGAAGCAGTCCTTCAAAAAGAAAGATTCCTTCTGCTACGTTTGAGGAGTTGTCACCAGTGTTAGACACActtcaaaaacacaataaagcagTGTGTTTGTCTGGATTGGAGAAATACTACACATCACACACTGTAAAGTCATCCACATTACCACTGTCTCTGGCGTGTTTGCACAACACGGGTGCACAGTCCCTTGGCCTTACCGAGCTACAACTGCACTGTGAAAAGTACGTAAACGCAGCAAAAGTTACTGAAGAACATGCAGGAGCTATTGAGGTACGCACAAGACTGCAACACAAGAGCCCAGAATGGTATGTTTGGCGTGCTTCAATGATGCACGCTGTGTTTGCCACCACTGTAGAAAAATCCGCCATTACTGTGGTTAATCGTGTTTGCTACCCTGTTAACTCTGTCTATAATGTGCAAACAACTTGGGGACTGGAGCATGAACAGGACGCTCGACACGCCTACACCCAGAAAATGTCAGCGTGTCACAATGTCACGTGTGAATGTTGTGGGAAGGGGTACCTGGAAATTAAATGTCCATTTAAATACAGCATTTAA